AGCAGCAGCGCCCCGCCCGGCGCCAGCACGTCCCGCCACGCCCGCAACGCCCGCACCGGATCCGGCAGCGTCCACAGCACGTAGCGCGCGCTGACCAGGTCGAAACCTCCCGCACCGGCCACGTCGCGCACGTCGTGGCCGCCGTGCCCGGCGAATTCGATCTCGACGCCGCGCCGCCGCGCCTCCTCCCGCGCGTAATCCAGCATCGCCGGGGACGGATCGACGGCCGTGACCTCGTGCCCGAGCTCCGCCAGCAGCGTGCTCAGGAATCCGGTGCCGGTGCCCACGTCGAGCACCCGCAGCGGCTCCACCCGATCCGGGAACGCCGCGTGCAGCGCCTTGTCGCAGACCGCCCGCCACGCCTCGCGCTTGTCCTGCGCGTAGCGCTCGTAGAAGTCGTTGTACGCCGCGGCCCGCGCCGTCCAGTTGTCGCGGACGGCTTCGATCGCACGGTCGGTCACGAGCTGGTTCCTTTCGCCGGGTCCGGCCAGCCTGAACGCTCTCGCCACTGATGTGCAACAGTGCGCGCCCCGCCCGACGCAGGTCACACCCCCACCGGCCGGGAGCGGTGCGCCACATCACCCGGCTGGATCACGAGTTCCGGCACCTCGCGGGCAATTCCCCTGCGGTGACTGGCTCCGGCATCCGCACGATCACCAGCCGTGATCATGACCTGCGGCACTGGCACGCGAGCGACGGCGAGTCGCACGACACCGCCGAGGGCTGGACCCCGGTGGGACCGCCTTCCACGACGTGCGCCACAACGGCGACCGGCGAGCACGCGGCGTGGTCCTTCCGGGGACCACGCCACCTGATTCCGCCGTTCGACCGCCGCCGCTGTCCATAAGGTCAACAACGCTGCCCCCGACGACGCACTTCCGGGCCTTCCGCGCTCGAAGCGCCTGCACGATTCTGCGGGTACCTCGATCGCGAAGGGATCACGGATGCGCGCGGGCAGACACCAGCCGGCCGGGAGTCATCTCTCCACGACGGGCCGTGCCTCGGCACCGCGGCCCGGACGGGCGACGGCGCCGAACCGCTTCGGGCCGGGCGGGCTCGCGCCGGAGCAGATCGAGCAGCTGCAGCGAACAGCGGGAAACCGGGCCGTCGCCGGGACGCTCCAGCGAAGCGCGGAACAACAGGAGGACACGACCTCCGATCCGGTTCAGAGCACGGGAGCGACGGCCAGGACGATCGTCGGCCAGCCCCACGGCGGCCTGCGCAAGATGGCCCCGGACAAGGTGCAAGCCCTGTTCGTCCGGAAGAAGCTCGTGAAGCGGCTGCTGAACGGACCGGTCTTCAACGACGCCGAGATGCAGGACCTCAAAGCGCAGAGACCGACGTGGCTCGCCGCAATCGGAACGGGCGAGTACGCGAAAGCCGTGGCCTACGCCCAGGCGAGCCGGTACGACGATTGGCTCACGCTGCCACCGGGGAAGCGATTGCTCATCGCCACCGTCGAGTGGCGGGAGGGCAAGGGAACGACGCACAAGAGCCCGGCCTACACCCTGGGCAGACACCTGGATCTGCGCGGCGGCGCCGTCGCCGAAGACGAACGCGGCCGAGTGGAGGGAGAACGGGACGCGCAGATCCGCGACGCGTTCGTCAACACCCTTGATCCACCGGGGCTCGCGGCCGATCAGATCGACGACCAGGCTGCGGTCGTGAACGCCAATGCCAACGCCAACGCGATCCTCGCCCGCGTCTTCCTGATCCTGCAGAACGGTCTGCAGCTGTACGAGAAGTCCGGCGCGCACCTCAATCTCACCAACAAGGACGTCGCCCGAGCCCTCGCGCACGGTGGACGGGTCAACATCCGGATTCCCGCGTTGCAGGGCGACGAGACCGGAACCGAGCTCACCGACTGGCTCGGAGTCACCGACGCCGGCGAGCTGAAGGACCCCGCGGTGACGCGCAAGTTCGCCACGCACCACATGTCCGTGCGCGGCACCGGCGGGAAGTTCAAGGAACGCGGCGGGAAGATCGCGGCCGTGCGCAATGCCCTGACCTGGGGGGACAAGCGAGTCCGGCTCTACGGGGTGGACCTCGCGGCCGACGGCCTCGGCAATCGCGACTTCAACGGCGATGTCATCCTTCCCGACGGCGGGCACGGTCACATGCTGCTGGTGTTCACGCCGCCGCGCCGGAAGCGGGACGGTGCGCTGGAAGTCGGCATCGAGACGACCAAACCCCACGGCAAGAGTCCCGTCGGGTACCGGCACAACATCCTCTCGACCGAAGCCACCGCGAATCCCGAGTCCAGCACTTACGGGCACAAGAAGGACAAGCTCGGCGACGGGAAGCTGGCCGACAACCAGCGCTACGTGGACCTGTCCACGATGTCGCCCGTCTCCGGAGACTGGATGAAATTCCTCCAGAGCTTGAAAACGGACTGGGAGCAGCGCTTGACCGCCACCGAGAACGACCCGGCCGCTCGGCGAGCGCTGCACGAAGACCTGGTCGGCCCCCGGCAAGGCCGGTTCTCTCCCTCGATGCAGGAAGATCAGCCATGACGCGGAGCCTCACGCCGCAGGCGGCTGCTCCTCGCGGGCGTCGGCGAGCAGCGCGGTGATCGCGGCCATGATGCGGTCGGTGGCCTCCCGCAGCACCGCGGCGGTGAGCGGCTTGCCCATGAGGTCGTCGAGCGGCACCGCGGGACCAGCGACGAGGTCGATCGGGGTACGGCGGAACAGCCTCGGCAAGCCGCCGCGCGGCAGCAGGTGGTGGGTGCCCCAGTTGGCGAGCGGGATCACCGGGACTCCGGTGGTGAGCGCGACGCGGGCGATGCCGTTCTTGCCGCGCATCGGCCAGTGCTCCGGGTGGTCGGAGAAGGTCGCCTCGGGGAAGAACAGCACGCACTCGCCGTCCTCTGCGGCCGCGACCGCGTCCCGGTAGG
This window of the Saccharopolyspora gloriosae genome carries:
- a CDS encoding methyltransferase domain-containing protein — encoded protein: MTDRAIEAVRDNWTARAAAYNDFYERYAQDKREAWRAVCDKALHAAFPDRVEPLRVLDVGTGTGFLSTLLAELGHEVTAVDPSPAMLDYAREEARRRGVEIEFAGHGGHDVRDVAGAGGFDLVSARYVLWTLPDPVRALRAWRDVLAPGGALLLADGVWHTWGLDARRVLASLRPGADHRYLAKIVRDYAKIGRATPNWAGLTAAKAENLLRSAGFDPGDRVDHLLPEYAHPSSAAFHLRTARPRTEH
- a CDS encoding PE-PGRS family protein, translated to MRAGRHQPAGSHLSTTGRASAPRPGRATAPNRFGPGGLAPEQIEQLQRTAGNRAVAGTLQRSAEQQEDTTSDPVQSTGATARTIVGQPHGGLRKMAPDKVQALFVRKKLVKRLLNGPVFNDAEMQDLKAQRPTWLAAIGTGEYAKAVAYAQASRYDDWLTLPPGKRLLIATVEWREGKGTTHKSPAYTLGRHLDLRGGAVAEDERGRVEGERDAQIRDAFVNTLDPPGLAADQIDDQAAVVNANANANAILARVFLILQNGLQLYEKSGAHLNLTNKDVARALAHGGRVNIRIPALQGDETGTELTDWLGVTDAGELKDPAVTRKFATHHMSVRGTGGKFKERGGKIAAVRNALTWGDKRVRLYGVDLAADGLGNRDFNGDVILPDGGHGHMLLVFTPPRRKRDGALEVGIETTKPHGKSPVGYRHNILSTEATANPESSTYGHKKDKLGDGKLADNQRYVDLSTMSPVSGDWMKFLQSLKTDWEQRLTATENDPAARRALHEDLVGPRQGRFSPSMQEDQP
- a CDS encoding lysophospholipid acyltransferase family protein, which encodes MRLTRRFPRRGRGFWFGLAIDVLWPVLVLSSRLRFRGGLPERGGVLVASNHLSFADPITVTAFCLATGRVPRYLARDDLWRMPVVGRVMRSGGHIPVHRGTARAQDAYRDAVAAAEDGECVLFFPEATFSDHPEHWPMRGKNGIARVALTTGVPVIPLANWGTHHLLPRGGLPRLFRRTPIDLVAGPAVPLDDLMGKPLTAAVLREATDRIMAAITALLADAREEQPPAA